ATTGAAATATCAAATAATTTTATGAATATTGCTTCACTTAATTATTTAAAGTCAAAGAATACAAAAATTATCTTACTTTGCAAAAGTATTTTGTTTTATAGCAGTGAAATTACAAAATTTTGTGATGAGATAATGGAAATTAATACAAATCAAATTAGCTCGCTCATCAGTGCATGTAACTTCATTGAAAAGAAAGATAAAATAGTAGGAATAATGACTTTAGATGATGATTTTTTAGTACAAACTGCTGAGCTGAAAGAATATTTTGGTCATAAATCAACAAGTAAAAAGTGCTTAGAGGCAATTACTAATCGTTTTAAAATGAGAAGTATGCTAAAAAAAATAAATCAAAGTTTTAATCCTAAGTTTTTCTTTGCAAAAACTCTTAATGAAGCTCTTTTGGCTACATCTGAGATTTCTTTTCCCTTTATAGTAAGACCTATTCAGAGAAGTAAATATATTTATTCTAAAAAAATAACATGTGTTAAAGATTTAAAAGAATATTTTTTGAATAATTACTCTAAAAACATTTATCATTCTTGGGAAAATTACTACCCTGGGTTACTTATTGAAGAAGAAATAATCGGTAACGAATATTCTGTACATTTTGTAAAATCAGAGCAGGGTACTATTATTTTAGCTGGGGTTTTCAAGAGAGAAAATGTTTTATTAGATGATGGAAGATTTCTAAATATTACAACTCAATTTCCTGCTGAATATGAAGAAAGCGATTTTTTATTTCAAAAATTGATACATATTTTACCAAAAATAGGATTTGATTTAGGATTAATTCAAATAGATTGTAAAATATGTAATAATGAAGTAAAAATATTAAATATAATTCCTACTATAAATCAAAGTATTGCAAACTACTATGTCATGCAAAAATCTATTGGAATCAATTTTTCTAAAATTAATATAGATTTAAACTTAGGTTTGCAAATAGAGTGGTATCCTTTAGATTTAAAAGAAATAGTTTTATATAATTCAGAAGGATATAATAACGAATTAGTTTATAATGATTTGTGCGAAAAATTTAAAAACAGAAAAGAAGTTGAAGTAATTAAAATACAGCGTGATGATTGCCCAGAGAACTACTTACTAACTCAACACTCTGATAGTCTTATGGTGGTTTCTAAATCTCGAGAATTATCAAAAGAAGTAATTAGATTAGTAAGAAGTTTCAAGAAAATTATGAAAAATGTAAGTTAACAATTCTTAGCTAAGTTCTCCAGAAGCAGGGCGCGGTTCTAATAGCTCAATTTTATAACCATCGGGATCAACCATAAAAGCAATATATCTTTTCCCACTTGGTGATTTTTTAGGTCCCCAACTTAAATCATGCCCAAACTTTTGAAGTTTCTTTTGAAATTCAAAAATATCAGTAACTTCAAATGCTAAGTGCCCATATGCTGTCCCAATTTCATATTGATCAACACCCCAGTTATAAGTAAGTTCTAAAGTTGGTCCATCTTTGTCATCATTAGGTGCTTGTAAAAAAGCTAAAGTAAATTCACCTTCTTTAAATTCATCTTTAGAGACAAGTCTGAAATTTAATACATTGCAATAAAATTCTAAAGATTTTTCTAAGTTTTTTACTCGCAACATAGTATGTAAATATTTCATAATTAGTCCTTTATTTAAAAGTTTGTTAATTTTGCTTTCAATAATTTGTTATTGATATTAGCAAGTCTTTCTTCAATTAAACTTCTTTCATGTTCAACAATCTCTCTAATTTCTTCTTTTTTAGAGAGATTGAGAGCTTTCTCATATATTTTTTTAGCATCTTCAATTTGCTCTAATTTTTCTTTCAGATAAGCAAGATAATAATAAGAAGCTACTAAAGACTCTTGATTACTTGTTTGTTCAAATATATTTATTGAACGCATAAGTTTTTTTTCACTTGTTTTTAAATCTTGCTTTTCAAAATAATAAACAGCTAGTTCATGTTCAAAAGTAGCTTCCCATTCATTTAAATTATGTTGAACTGCTTTAGATAGGCCTGTATTTAAGTATGAGACAAAATCATTTTCAAGATGTGCTTGTTCTGAAGATAGAGCAGCATTGTAATATGCTTCTAAAAGTTCATTTGTATCTGTTTCGTTTTCTAAATTGGCGATTACCTGTTTCCATAATTGAATTGAGTTTTTATGTTCGCCAATAATTCCATATGTTAAAGCTAAATGATGCTGCGTTTCAACTAGATGTTTTTTATTTTCCGCATTTAAATTGTTTTTATCAGCATGCAGTTTATTAGAAATAATTTCTAAAATAGGAACAGCTTTACCAAAGTTTTCATTTTCCAATTGTTGATTGACAAAATAAATGAGTTCTTCAACATTTTTAGATAAAAAATTGTCCATTTCTGTTGTTGTAAATTGATGGCGTTTATAATTCGCATGGTCATGTCCGCAGTTTGCATGGTCATGGTGGTGGTCATGTCCGCAGTTTGCATGGTCATGGTGGTGGTCATGTCCGCAGTTTGCATGGTCATGGTGGTGGTCATGTCCGCAGTTTGCATGGTCATGGTGGTGGTCATGTCCACAAATTGAATGATTGTTATGATCATTTTCATACTTGCAACATTTTTTAGAAGGATTGTGTTTACAGCTTTGGTCTTCATGAGAATGTTGTGAAGAGTCTTCTGGGTGATTTGAGTCGTTCTTTTGGCTGTTCATTCTAAGTTATCCTATTAATTATATTGAAAATTTACTAAAATTCCTACAAATACTGAAAATCTATTAGCA
The Pigmentibacter ruber genome window above contains:
- a CDS encoding VOC family protein, coding for MKYLHTMLRVKNLEKSLEFYCNVLNFRLVSKDEFKEGEFTLAFLQAPNDDKDGPTLELTYNWGVDQYEIGTAYGHLAFEVTDIFEFQKKLQKFGHDLSWGPKKSPSGKRYIAFMVDPDGYKIELLEPRPASGELS
- a CDS encoding tetratricopeptide repeat protein; this encodes MNSQKNDSNHPEDSSQHSHEDQSCKHNPSKKCCKYENDHNNHSICGHDHHHDHANCGHDHHHDHANCGHDHHHDHANCGHDHHHDHANCGHDHANYKRHQFTTTEMDNFLSKNVEELIYFVNQQLENENFGKAVPILEIISNKLHADKNNLNAENKKHLVETQHHLALTYGIIGEHKNSIQLWKQVIANLENETDTNELLEAYYNAALSSEQAHLENDFVSYLNTGLSKAVQHNLNEWEATFEHELAVYYFEKQDLKTSEKKLMRSINIFEQTSNQESLVASYYYLAYLKEKLEQIEDAKKIYEKALNLSKKEEIREIVEHERSLIEERLANINNKLLKAKLTNF